In a single window of the Bacteroidia bacterium genome:
- a CDS encoding homogentisate 1,2-dioxygenase, producing the protein MPHYIQLGKVPPKRHTQFRKPDGTLYGEELVSTYGFSSLYSLVYHVHPPTVVKQIGEPYSVAPEIAITHNMKHRSFQTFTIQPEDDFIKSRKTLLVNQNLHIGSAAPRKSMTDYFYKNADADEVLFIHQGSGKVKTIYGELEFKYGDYIIIPRGVIYQIEFNDEDNRIFYVEAFSPVRFPKRYLNEVGQLMEHAPFCQRDIKTPKNLQTHDEKGEFLILIKKQGLIYPYTYAYHPFDAIGWDGYFYPFIFSIHDFEPITGRVHMPPPIHQTFEGDGFVICSFVPRLYDYHPLAIPAPYHHSNIDSDEVLYYVDGDFMSRKSVKKGQITLHPAGIPHGPHPGTIEKSIGQKGTEELAVMIDPFEPLQITKAAVEIEEPEYYKSWLS; encoded by the coding sequence ATGCCGCATTATATTCAATTAGGTAAAGTACCACCTAAAAGACATACCCAGTTTCGCAAACCTGATGGTACTTTATACGGTGAGGAACTAGTAAGTACTTACGGTTTTTCTAGTTTGTATTCATTAGTATATCATGTACATCCCCCCACAGTAGTTAAACAAATAGGGGAACCATACAGTGTAGCTCCTGAAATAGCTATTACACACAACATGAAACACCGAAGCTTTCAGACTTTTACTATTCAGCCCGAAGATGATTTCATCAAAAGCAGAAAAACACTTTTAGTTAATCAAAACTTACACATTGGTAGTGCAGCGCCACGCAAAAGCATGACAGATTACTTCTATAAGAATGCTGATGCAGATGAAGTCCTTTTTATTCACCAAGGTTCAGGTAAAGTAAAAACAATATACGGAGAGCTAGAATTTAAGTACGGTGATTACATTATTATCCCTCGTGGAGTCATTTATCAAATAGAATTTAATGACGAAGATAACCGCATTTTCTATGTAGAAGCCTTTAGTCCTGTACGGTTTCCCAAACGTTACCTCAATGAAGTAGGGCAGCTCATGGAGCATGCACCGTTTTGCCAAAGAGATATAAAAACCCCTAAAAATTTACAAACACACGACGAAAAAGGTGAATTTCTCATTCTAATCAAAAAACAAGGTTTAATTTATCCTTACACGTATGCTTACCATCCGTTTGATGCTATCGGCTGGGATGGATACTTTTATCCATTTATTTTCTCTATCCATGATTTTGAACCTATTACAGGTAGAGTTCACATGCCTCCCCCTATTCATCAAACTTTTGAAGGAGATGGCTTTGTCATTTGCTCATTTGTACCCCGACTGTATGATTATCATCCTTTAGCCATTCCTGCGCCTTATCATCACAGCAATATTGATTCTGATGAAGTTTTATACTATGTGGATGGTGATTTCATGAGTAGAAAAAGTGTTAAAAAAGGACAAATTACTTTACACCCCGCAGGCATTCCTCATGGACCTCATCCAGGTACTATTGAAAAAAGCATCGGACAAAAAGGCACAGAAGAGCTTGCTGTGATGATTGACCCCTTTGAACCCCTTCAAATTACCAAAGCAGCCGTAGAAATAGAAGAACCTGAATACTACAAGTCTTGGTTATCCTAA